ttttttgagttgttcctaaaccgtttttttgtgcatgtctgtgtcaggctgtctgtgtcagggtgtctggtctgggtctaggtgggcggtacatgtctaacatccactgaattatcacaagatggttaatgttatttacgtcagctgtcagtggtcataatgttatgcctgatctgtgtattctCTATACAGCATTCAGAATCCCTTTGTacacgtggaaaaaaaataatgtcagaAACTGAGGCTGTTGAACCAGATATTAATTGAGGCAAAAGAAACACCAGTATGTCATCAGAAAGATGCTGCTGTCTTTGGGTTAAAGACCCATCTCAGTCCCTCATTCTctgaaatgaattcatttgaaCAAGTGGATCTAAAGCAATTACATGACTCTTTAATAAATGTGGAAGGACAGGGCAACTGTGCCCTGACAATTATTTATATTAGCCAGTAAATTACTTATTTATCCATTGTGTAATTTTggtgaaaacaataaataaataataaatgctagTTGTACATGCAACTAACATAGGGCTTTAGACTTTTCTCGAATCCATATGAGCTGAATGACTTTGaagcaaatacagaaacagaaaactgaattctaAAAGTTTGCTTTGCTAGTTTAAATCTTATGGAAGAGTAGTAGGGTcgcccatgagaaaaaaaaaactaagaggaggtagacttttttttcccatcatgcactttgaggaaaaagtcgaaatttcgagaaaaaaagtCGTAATTTCAGACAAGGCAGCAATATCCACGccataatatatcagcaatacaactggaaaaaaaaatacaattttaaattcttaacaTTAATTTAACCAATATTCTTCTATCGGCGGCACCATAAGATgctttcgacttttttctcgaaatttcaaaagtgcataatgaaaaaaattctacttcctctgtttttgtttctcatgggtggccctgaTACTCTTCCGTACAATCTGGCAGCAGACAATGAATCACAATTACCTGCACAGTCTGTGGAGACgactgtgtgtgtatctggTTGTGCAACTTAACTTAAACCTCGCAGCCTCACAGCGATGGCAAAAACTCCCTAAAGATCTTTTccattatttcagtattttaggTCAGCTAATGGAATCTTGATGTAAGTCTGGGTAAGTGAGCCTCTTACTTTGTCGGGGACAACGAAAACGTGCATCACAGGAGAGAACCGCGCTGAAGGAATTCATCCATACAGTAAACAGCTGCCACGCAACGTCACAGCGTGatctagaaagaaaaaaataaataataataataaaaaaaagctcaacaGAAAACGAACACTTGTCTCAAATTAACCTTGCGGGGCAAAAATGAAGGCAGCTAAGAAAGAGCAGGTTGGCTTTGATGACAGCGACGCTAATAGGGGGCTGCGGTGTCTCGTTACATTTATTCTGGCAGGGTTAAATTTAGAAACTTTGCCCGGGCTCGGGGTTCATTGAACTGACGCTCCCGTGATGCGGAGATGCTCGTAGCCGCGCCCACAGACGCGCACAGCGGAGGGAGTAGCCTTGAAAACGCAGCTGAAAAACTCCCGAAAGGCACACAGGGATGAAACTCCAAAGGGGACAGTGGAGAGTCGCCAGGCTGACGAACGGACTATTCAAAAACTGAGGAGGGTTTAGTGAAGGCGTCTTGGAcatccaaaacagaaaaaaaaattgtttcatcactctctgatttgggaaatagattttttttccatgacacCACGGAACTAATTGTGAgtcatttgtctctttttattatatatttgttatatttatatttattagcaATAGTTAcagaatttagatttttatacAATTATACACACAGTAATGTATTTTATAAAGCAAccttgatttgttttattttatcctaCCACATAAGCCAAATTCAATTCAAGGggataataatataaatacataaatatttaacttcTCTACATGAGTTCTGATTTTAACAAACATATCCTACACATCTTTTGttaaagtgaaaatgttgaTATTATAGTTTCTCTAAGGCTCAGACTCCCCACAAAAATGAATGTTTCCAAATTTTGCTAAAACtccttttttaaaactgtgattTCGTCAGGATGCCATCCTTTCATTGGGTTTCAGGTGGCAAagtctggagagtttttttcccccttgcgcatgtgtgtgtgtgtgtgtgtgtgtgtgtgtgtgtgtgtgtgtgtgtgtgtatgtgtgtgtgtgtgtgttagacagTCATAGCTCTTCTCACTTCAGTGAGCATCAGAAACAAGTGCCTACGCAGCAGCCCGCTCCCTCTCTGCCAGACACTGTGTTACtcaaaacaacaatatttttaGTCTTCTTATGCAAATCCATACATATTATGAACCAACTTCATGCAGAAGCCTGATGTGTAGTGTCATTTGTGATTTATCTCCCTCCGTCAACACCAGCCTCTGTGTATCCACAAAAAAAGATGCCGACTCCGTGGTGAGGGTCAGAAAATGAacgcctcctcctgctgtgatcCTCCAGTCATCATGTACCAGCAGAGCTCAGGATTTGACCTGAACACCAGCTGTGACTGGTTGGCGGCTCACTGCAACTGGACAGCGGTGGACAGAGCTCCGCAGCTTCCCACCTTTTCCACAGCGGCCAAAATCCGAGTGATCATAACTTTCATCCTGTGCGGCATATCCACGTTCTGCAATTTGGCTGTGCTGTGGGCTGCCAATGGGCACAAGCGCAAATCGCACCTCCGAGTGCTGATCCTCAACTTGACAGCAGCCGATCTCCTGGTTACCTTCATCGTGATGCCCGTGGACGCCGTGTGGAACATCACGGTCCAGTGGCTGGCTGGCGACCTGGCCTGCAGATTCCTCATGTTCCTCAAGCTACAGGCCATGTACTCCTGCGCTTTTGTCACGGTGGTGATTAGTCTGGACAGACAATCGGCCATCCTCAACCCTCTGGCCATCAGCATGGCTCGGAAAAGGAACAGGGTCATGCTAATGGTGGCGTGGACTATGAGCGCGTTGTTCTCACTCCCTCAGGTAAGGTCAAAGACGAGACAGGTGATCACAGCTTGACATATCCGTATTCTGCATATGTATTAAAGACAGTGCTTCACGGAGCAGAATCAGTATTTGAGCAGGACTTCTTTCCTTTTACCAGAGAAACCTCTCGGTCCTGATAAAAGCCTTTTCATCTGGCAGCATTTGCATGCATTATCTCAGTCCGGCAGAGCTATTAAACTGCAGGCACCCGCATTccagagaaaaatgaaatcgagctttttttaaataatcttatATGTGTTTCATCATTCCCTCTGTTTACATATCTCTGagcatttacataaaatatgGCATTCTCTGAGGGTTCCCATTTAAGAGAACCTGCTGAATGCCTCGAGGGGGCCCACAGAATCTCAGTGTTAGGGATTAGTAGCTCTATCATTCAGTTACATAAGGCGAGGGATCCATAATCCTGGCCGTATAGATGCTTCCTTgtaaacactgaaatattttgatTCCACCTTAAAGGGCATATTTCAAGGGAAATGGAAAACGTTTACTGCTTCTTATTATCTTCCTCTACAATGTTGGTTTAATGTTCATCTCTACTTTCATTACTGGCTTGTGGACTGTTGGCTtcgtgaaggaaggaaggagtttCGGTTGGAACATTTCACAGGCATTTCTCGCTGTGTTTTGGCATTTTATATCTAAAATCATCAGTTAATATAATAAGCGGTTATGACTGGCATGCCTAAGGCAAGAACTGACTGCCCCGCGATAAGAGTGGCTGTTTTACCACTTAAGGTCTTAGTGAGTCCTCAAACTGTGACAGGTCTTGGAGCAGGACTTCCATTTCTAGCAACGAACCGCTTCGGAAAATACCATAAAAAATACCATATCCACCTACCATAATTGTatgtgtttaaaaagaaatatataccCAATGACTAAAATTACACTGACAAAAATTGGATATAGCTGTATTTTCCCAGTCAAAGAGCGTGCAGAGATTTATGTACTGCCATCTATGGAAAGATAAAGGAGGAAATGCTTTTATGATGAGAACTATATGTGGACTAATGCATTTGGCTGGGATGTCTAGAAAATAAACATTCCCAAATTTAATAAAGGATTTAAATCATCCATATTCAGTTTTCACTGTTTGAACATAAAcattatgataaaaaataactaCTTCTTGGAGAAGGCAACTGTCAAGTCTGTTTATCACCCCTGAGACATGGGGCATGTCAGGGATATCAGTCAGTCATGATACTTGACTCTTGAAAtcaaaaccaagacaaagaaaaggCTGCATGACAACTGCCTCCAGTAAGAtctaaatttttatttatttattaatcccACAGATGTTCATTTTCCATAATGTGACCATTACCTATCCGGCAAACTTCACGCAATGCACTACTAGAGGGAGCTTCGTGACACACTGGCAAGAAACTGCGTACAACATGTTTACCTTCTCCTGCCTCTTCCTGCTGCCGCTGGTCATCATGATCGTCTGCTACACCAGGATCTTCATCCAGATCTCCAAACAGATGACAGAAAAGAATTGTGAGTACACAAACGAGTCGGGGTCTCAGCAGCAAATTGACCTGAGGTTACATAATCCACTTCTGCCAAAGacatgtttccatttatttttctgcttcctTTTATTTTCGCCCGTCTGTGTTTTGATTGTCCTGTGATTTCAGACCCCATCAGTCCCACTTGCCATGCGGCTAGTTGCGTCACCAgcacacctgcagctctttcCCGCTATCATTTACCTGCCTTGTATACGTAGCAGCTCTTTACTGCATTTACATGAATGCTATTATTCTGAATATCACAATATTTTGGGTTTGATATAAGTCATTTAAGCAGCAAATCTTGGAGTATGCAGTATGATTATGCCCTGTCCTTAGTCTGACATTGTGTCCTTAGGCAAGACTTTGAGTGTCAGTGATAAGACGCTACATAAAaccagtgcattattattattagcaaattaaaacaggaatgTTTTACATTAGTCTTTCGTACTTTAGGAGTGTTCTTTTGACATTTAGATCGGAAGTCTTACTGCAGTTTGCATATGGTCACATGGTCTGTGTCTGGTTACAATAAAACCTGTGCaatgcacacaaaacaacagaccATCAGTTTGCAAATCACACCAGTTTATAAATATTATGAAAGGCTTGGACATCAACCTTTGACTGGTACAGGTGTCAACAGGTTTTGGACATGTCTGAACATAACAAAGCTGCATTTTTCAAAGAAGGCGTTTAAAGTAATGAAATAAGGAGGCCGTGTTTGTATGATGGAAAAATcctgctgcatgtaaacagggACATTAGTGGAGTATTACCATTCACTAGATATGCATGGAATATGtctaagtgcaaaaaaaaaggaatatatgttttttttttacatgtaaatgtaatgaCCATTTTCCTGTCATCGTCATCTTCCTTCATCTTTTACCTACTCAGTCCCCGTCTGTCCTGTCTGCCTCTTAATGCTTGTGTCAGAGCTGCCGGTGATTCAGTCGTCCTTAATGTTCCGTACAAACAAACTGCAGGTGAAAAACACGACACCAGTACAACTCAAAGAGTGTCCCCTGATCTGTCCACCCCTTTGGTTCAAACAAAAATACCTGGGAACCTACAGATGCATTGCTATGAAATGGTTTTCGGTACCTAAAGGATGACTCTTGTCGACTCTGAAACCATCTTCACCTTCTCTCCATCACCGAAGTGAAGTCATTTTAGATTttga
The sequence above is drawn from the Mugil cephalus isolate CIBA_MC_2020 chromosome 3, CIBA_Mcephalus_1.1, whole genome shotgun sequence genome and encodes:
- the LOC125004978 gene encoding putative gonadotropin-releasing hormone II receptor; amino-acid sequence: MNASSCCDPPVIMYQQSSGFDLNTSCDWLAAHCNWTAVDRAPQLPTFSTAAKIRVIITFILCGISTFCNLAVLWAANGHKRKSHLRVLILNLTAADLLVTFIVMPVDAVWNITVQWLAGDLACRFLMFLKLQAMYSCAFVTVVISLDRQSAILNPLAISMARKRNRVMLMVAWTMSALFSLPQMFIFHNVTITYPANFTQCTTRGSFVTHWQETAYNMFTFSCLFLLPLVIMIVCYTRIFIQISKQMTEKNLSSDEPRLRCSKNNIPKARMRTLKMSIVIVICFIVCWTPYYLLGLWYWFFPDDLEGKVSHSLTHILFIFGLFNACLDPIIYGLFTIRFNRGLRNCYRKATVMSGLEINAVKAKSSKCGAARELNTGERDSNCEEAEPKSNDSFV